Below is a window of Cytophaga hutchinsonii ATCC 33406 DNA.
TTCATTCCGTATAAGGTCAACGCTCTGACAGGAAAAAAACGTCAGACTGTACTATCTGAACAGGTGCTCTGCGGTTTTTTCCGTCAGAGCGTCTGCTGTTTCAGGTCAGTATTTACCGATCGAACAGTGTTTAATAAAGTTTTTTATAACGTCGAGCGTTTTTTCTTTTTGTTCAAACATACCCATGTGTCCGCAATTTTCAATCTCAGCACATTGAATGTGCCCTGAAAGCGAGGCTTGCTCTTTTAATTTATCGATCGGAATGGTTGCATCATTTTTTCCTCCAATCAATAAAACAGGTACAGATAAAGAAGCTAATACGGCAGTACGATCCGGGCGATCTCTCATAGCAAGGGTTGTAGCAATGATGCCATGCCCGGAAGATTGCTTCGCTATCCGTTTTAGCATGGCTATTTCTTCTTTCATTGCCAAACGGTTTTGCAATAAAAATAACGGCTCTATAAACGATTGGGTAAACAGGTCGGCATTGTATTTTTGAATGAAGGCAATAGTCTTATCACGGTTCGATTTGCGTTCTTCAGAATCAGCATAAGCTGTAGAATGAAACAGACAGAGGCCGCTGAGCGTCGCTGCGTATTTTTCTGCATAGGCCAAACCAACATACCCGCCCAGTGAATGACCGATGTAGGTAAAAGATGCAATATTTAATTGAAGCAGCAATCGACGCACTTCTTCGGCAAACCATTCCATACTCACAGATTCTTTGTCGAGCAGTGATTCTCCAAAGCCAGGCAAATCAAGGCATATCACACGATTGGAAACAGTTAAGGATTCTATAAAATCATTCCACATTTCTTTGCTTTCACAAAACCCATGAACAAAAACCAGTGCAGCTCCGTTTCCTTTATCTGTGAATGTAATGGCTTTACTCATACTAGTAGGTGCCAGGCAGAAACGAATCTGCCTAAAGCGATTAATCAGGTAATAAAAAAGCCGGGGAATAGACCACCGGCTTGTTATGTATATGTTTTGAAAAGAATTATTTTAATACAACACCGGAAAGGTTACGAACGGTTCTGGCAATGCTTTGCGGGTCGAAGCCGCATTCTTTGTGCAGTTCAGCCTGCTCACCATGTTCAACAATACGGTCGGGAATACCCAGCCGGATTACTTGCGCCGCATAGTTGTTATCTGCCATAAATTCCAATACGGCCGAACCAAAGCCACCCATTAAGCAGCCATCTTCCACCGTAATTATTTTTTTAAATTTCTTAAACACCAGGTGAAGCATTTCTTCATCAATTGGTTTAACAAAACGCATATCAAAATGGGCAGGAGATAATTCTTCTTCGCGCAGTAATGCTTTTGCTTCAATAACATAATTACCGATATGGCCTATGCTGAGGATGGCAACATCATCTCCGTCACTTACTTTTCTGCCCTTGCCAATCGTAATTTCTTCAAAAGGTGTTTTCCAGTTGGGCATTACACCCTGGCCGCGTGGGTAACGGATAGAGAAAGGCCCTTTATTTTTTTGCAGTTGAGCTGTATACATTAAGTTCCGCAGTTCCTGTTCATTCATCGGAGCAGAAACCACTAAGTTTGGTATGCAGCGGAAAAAAGCAAGATCATAGGCGCCGTGGTGTGTTGGTCCGTCGACACCGGCAAAGCCCGCACGATCCAGGCAGAAAATAACATGCAAATTCTGAATACACACATCATGGATTACCTGATCGTATGCGCGCTGCATGAATGTTGAATAAATATTACAGAAAGGAATTAATCCCTGTGTGGCTAAACCGGCAGAAAAAGTAACGGCATGCTGTTCGGCAATGCCTACATCAAATGCCCGGTCGGGCATTTTTTCCATCATTAAATTCAGCGAACATCCTGAAGGCATGGCAGGCGTAATACCCATGATCTTATCATTCTTTTCCGCCAGTTCAATAATGGTATTTCCAAAAACATCCTGGTATTTAGGAGCCTGAGGTGTATCGTAGGTCTTAACGTGAATTTGTCCCGTTACTTTATCAAATTTTCCCGGCGCGTGCCATTTAACCTGATCTTTTTCGGCAAGCGCATACCCCTTGCCTTTAACGGTCAGGGTGTGTAAGATCTTTGGTCCGGGAATATCTTTTAAATCATTCAGCACCTGTACCAGGTGGTTCAGGTCATGGCCATCTACCGGACCGAAATAACGTATATGCAGCGATTCAAATAAGTTGCTTTGCTTAAGCAACGATGCTTTTAACCCGCTTTCAACTTTAGAAGCTATTGCCTGCGCATTGGGTCCGAACTTACTTATTTTTCCAAGCATGTTCCATACTTCATCCCGCACACGGTTGTACGTGCGGGAAGTTGTGATGTCAACCAGATAATCTTTCAGCGCACCCACATTCGGATCAATTGCCATGCAATTGTCGTTAAGCACGATCAGCAAATTTGAATTGGTAACACCGGCATGATTCATCGCTTCAAAAGCCATTCCGCCTGTTAATGCACCGTCACCGATTACGGCAATGTGCTGGCGGTTGTCTTTTTGATACTGACTGGCTACAGCCATACCCAGTGCTGCCGATATAGAGGTTGAAGAGTGTCCGACACCAAACGTATCATATGGGCTTTCGGAACGTTTCGGAAAACCCGAAAGTCCGTTATAGGTTCGGTTTGTATGGAAATTTTCCATACGGCCGGTTAATATTTTATGCCCGTATGCCTGGTGGCCAACATCCCACACAAGCTGATCTACAGGTGTATTAAATACATAATGTAAGGCAACGGTCAGTTCAACCACACCTAGGCTCGCGGCAAAATGCCCGCCATATACTGAGACATTGTCTACAATAAATTGACGTAACTCTTCACTTACCTGAATGAGTTGAGTTTCATCGAGTTTTCTCAGCTCTTCGGGGGAATGAATCGTACGTAATAGTTCTCCAGGTTGAATCACAGGTAGCCTTTTCTTATTTTATATCAAAACAAAGATAAACAATATTTGTTTAACCAATAGCAAACAAACAGGGTTGATTGCCTCTCTTAACGAAGAGGATACATGTTTTTGGTATTCTTGTAGGAAAACAATTTTCTGCCTGAAAAGGTTTATGCACATACTATCAACATTAATTAACGCAATTATCAACGCATAACGTGCAAAAGATGCTGATATTCAATATAGTTGTTCCCTTTATGAATAGGTATATTTGAAGTAGAAATTGATTGAATTATACAGGCCACCTCATCCAAAGAAGCAATGTCGAAAGAAGCGAGTTTTGAAATACAGTTACCTCTGTTTGCTGGTCCCTTTGACCTGCTCTTGTTCTTTATTGAACGGGATGAACTGGATATTTATGACATTCCGATTTCTAAGATCACCAACGACTTTTTAGAATACATTCATCGTCTGGAAAAGATGAATGTTGATATTGCCAGCGAATTCATACTGGTTGCGGCTACACTGATGCGTATTAAAGCAAAAACGTTGTTGCCCAGACCGGATATTGATCCGCAGGGCAATGAAATAGATCCAAGAGAAGAGTTGGTATCGCACTTGCTGGAATACAAGAAATATAAGTCGGTTATTGCAGAATTTTCTGAACTGGAAGAAACTTCGCTGAAGCGTGAAAAACGTGGAAATATAGCCAAAGAGTTAAAGCTATTGTCTGAAGTAAGCAACGTTGAGACAGAACTGCAGGATATAGATTTATATAAATTATTAAAAGTGTTTGAAAAGGTCATTGTCCGCTGGAAAGAAGAAAAGACAAAACCTGTGCACCATGTTGTTCAATACCCTTATTCTATTGAATTACAAAAGGAATACATCATCAACAAAGTGAGCCGCGGCCAACGTATATCATTCACGGAAATAATCAACGACATTCCGGTGAAAATGGCTGTGATCTATAACTTCCTTTCCATATTGGAATTACTCGCATTGCAAAAAATTCAGCTTCATTTGGGAGAAGGCTTTAATAACTTCTGGATTGCACAATACGACGGAGAGCACGCTGCGGTGAACGAATACGCAAACGACATAGAATAGTTGTAAAAAATAATTGGTATTAGGTGAAAAATTTTTAATTATTTTATCTAATACCAATTATACTGGAATTCAATAATATTTTTATTATACTTGTTTTGTCGTTACCCTTATCTGTTTTACCCCATTACTTTTTACAAAAAATGAAATTTAGTAAATCTATTCTGTCTGCACTGCTGCTGTGTAGTGTACATGTTCTTATTGCTCAAGTCAACACTCCTGAATCCATTAAGTTAGCAACGGATATCAGCAAAATTTATCCGGATGCAAATGTCTACATACAAGACAATGCAACAAAAGTCAGCTATACAGTCATTGACGGAAAATCCAAAGGTG
It encodes the following:
- a CDS encoding alpha/beta fold hydrolase — encoded protein: MSKAITFTDKGNGAALVFVHGFCESKEMWNDFIESLTVSNRVICLDLPGFGESLLDKESVSMEWFAEEVRRLLLQLNIASFTYIGHSLGGYVGLAYAEKYAATLSGLCLFHSTAYADSEERKSNRDKTIAFIQKYNADLFTQSFIEPLFLLQNRLAMKEEIAMLKRIAKQSSGHGIIATTLAMRDRPDRTAVLASLSVPVLLIGGKNDATIPIDKLKEQASLSGHIQCAEIENCGHMGMFEQKEKTLDVIKNFIKHCSIGKY
- the dxs gene encoding 1-deoxy-D-xylulose-5-phosphate synthase; its protein translation is MIQPGELLRTIHSPEELRKLDETQLIQVSEELRQFIVDNVSVYGGHFAASLGVVELTVALHYVFNTPVDQLVWDVGHQAYGHKILTGRMENFHTNRTYNGLSGFPKRSESPYDTFGVGHSSTSISAALGMAVASQYQKDNRQHIAVIGDGALTGGMAFEAMNHAGVTNSNLLIVLNDNCMAIDPNVGALKDYLVDITTSRTYNRVRDEVWNMLGKISKFGPNAQAIASKVESGLKASLLKQSNLFESLHIRYFGPVDGHDLNHLVQVLNDLKDIPGPKILHTLTVKGKGYALAEKDQVKWHAPGKFDKVTGQIHVKTYDTPQAPKYQDVFGNTIIELAEKNDKIMGITPAMPSGCSLNLMMEKMPDRAFDVGIAEQHAVTFSAGLATQGLIPFCNIYSTFMQRAYDQVIHDVCIQNLHVIFCLDRAGFAGVDGPTHHGAYDLAFFRCIPNLVVSAPMNEQELRNLMYTAQLQKNKGPFSIRYPRGQGVMPNWKTPFEEITIGKGRKVSDGDDVAILSIGHIGNYVIEAKALLREEELSPAHFDMRFVKPIDEEMLHLVFKKFKKIITVEDGCLMGGFGSAVLEFMADNNYAAQVIRLGIPDRIVEHGEQAELHKECGFDPQSIARTVRNLSGVVLK
- a CDS encoding segregation and condensation protein A — encoded protein: MSKEASFEIQLPLFAGPFDLLLFFIERDELDIYDIPISKITNDFLEYIHRLEKMNVDIASEFILVAATLMRIKAKTLLPRPDIDPQGNEIDPREELVSHLLEYKKYKSVIAEFSELEETSLKREKRGNIAKELKLLSEVSNVETELQDIDLYKLLKVFEKVIVRWKEEKTKPVHHVVQYPYSIELQKEYIINKVSRGQRISFTEIINDIPVKMAVIYNFLSILELLALQKIQLHLGEGFNNFWIAQYDGEHAAVNEYANDIE